In a genomic window of Quercus lobata isolate SW786 chromosome 4, ValleyOak3.0 Primary Assembly, whole genome shotgun sequence:
- the LOC115985250 gene encoding uncharacterized protein LOC115985250, whose amino-acid sequence MWLKVEGFVEKVQQWWIRYCFTGSPKFVLAQKLKALKEDLKKWNKEVFGDLAFKKKSFLSELLVLDAEEDILGLSHEDQARRTHVKGEIEVLTSMEETFWRQKSRACSGDPILSGTLYRTDMWRPTVDGLDFASIGEDDRLSLEGEFSKEEFSQALAEMEGDKAPGPNRFTMAFFHKCWRVVEDDVMAIFKHFHRYSVFEKSLNASFLTLIPKKSDPVNIKDFRPNSLVGSFYKLLSKVLVNRLRVVLDSLILKTQNSFVGGRQILDSVLIANECLDSRLKCHSPGVVCKLDIEKAYDHVNVRKSEIVPVGEVGNIDALANILSCRVGSLPMKYLGMPLGTLYKTASIWNPILEKMEKKLAGWKCLYLSKGGRLTLLKSTFSSLPTYYLSLFTIPVAVADRLERIQTKFLWGSLEECFKHSLVAWEKVCSPLEMGGLGVRKLGHFNQALLGKWLWRFGQEGTSLWRRVIATKYGEDQGGWNTKDCRRAHGCGLLSGINVSCERFSKYLAFVVGDGSCIHFLHDRWVGDFSLKMLYPQLFACSSDKEACIFDLLDQQEDGSSRCWNVRFYRNFHEREFEAAFSFLELIQSRIP is encoded by the exons ATGTGGTTAAAGGTGGAGGGTTTTGTTGAGAAGGTTCAACAGTGGTGGATCAGGTATTGCTTTACGGGATCACCTAAGTTTGTTTTGGCTCAGAAATTAAAGGCTCTTAAAGAAGACCTAAAAAAGTGGAATAAGGAGGTTTTTGGTGATTTGGCTTTTAAGAAGAAGAGTTTTCTGTCTGAATTATTGGTTTTGGATGCTGAGGAAGATATTCTGGGCCTTTCACATGAGGATCAAGCCCGCCGTACTCATGTTAAAGGTGAGATAGAAGTTTTAACTTCCATGGAAGAGACTTTCTGGAGACAAAAGTCCCGAGCTT GCTCAGGTGATCCAATTTTATCAGGAACTTTATACAGAACGGACATGTGGCGTCCAACTGTGGATGGGTTGGATTTTGCTAGTATTGGGGAGGATGATAGGTTGTCCCTTGAGGGGGAGTTTTCAAAAGAAGAATTCTCCCAAGCGCTGGCAGAGATGGAGGGGGATAAAGCTCCTGGCCCGAATAGGTTCACAATGGCATTTTTTCATAAATGTTGGAGGGTGGTGGAGGATGATGTGATGGCTATTTTCAAGCATTTTCATAGGTATTCAGTTTTTGAAAAGTCTCTTAATGCTTCTTTCCTCACTCTTATTCCTAAGAAATCCGATCCTGTCAATATTAAGGATTTTCGGCCTAATAGTTTGGTGGGCAGTTTTTACAAGTTGCTGTCTAAGGTGTTGGTGAATAGGTTGAGGGTGGTTTTAGACAGTTTGATCTTGAAGACCCAAAATTCCTTTGTTGGTGGAAGACAAATTTTGGACTCAGTGTTAATTGCGAATGAGTGCCTAGATAGTAGATTGAAGTGTCATTCCCCGGGTGTAGTTTGTAAGCTGGATATAGAAAAAGCTTACGATCAT GTCAATGTGAGGAAGAGTGAGATTGTCCCAGTGGGCGAGGTTGGTAATATTGATGCTTTGGCTAATATTCTCAGTTGTAGGGTGGGTAGCCTGCCCATGAAATATTTGGGCATGCCTTTGGGCACCTTGTACAAGACTGCCTCCATTTGGAACCCcattttggagaaaatggagaagaagctGGCTGGTTGGAAGTGTCTATATTTGTCTAAGGGTGGTAGGCTTACTCTCTTGAAGAGTACCTTCTCTAGTCTTCCCACATACTATTTATCCTTATTTACCATCCCTGTAGCTGTGGCTGACAGATTGGAGCGTATTCAGACGAAATTCTTGTGGGGGTCTTTAGAAGAGTGTTTTAAACATTCTTTGGTGGCTTGGGAGAAGGTGTGTTCACCTTTAGAGATGGGTGGTTTGGGGGTTAGGAAGTTAGGTCACTTCAACCAAGCTCTATTAGGGAAATGGTTATGGAGGTTTGGCCAAGAAGGAACTAGTCTTTGGCGGAGGGTTATTGCCACCAAATATGGCGAGGATCAAGGGGGGTGGAATACTAAAGATTGTAGAAGGGCACATGGGTGTGGCCTTTTGAGTGGTATTAATGTCAGTTGTGAGAGGTTCTCCAAATACTTAGCCTTTGTGGTTGGTGATGGTTCCTGTATTCATTTTTTGCATGATAGGTGGGTTGGggatttctctcttaaaatgCTCTATCCTCAATTATTTGCATGTTCTAGTGACAAGGAAGCCTGTATTTTTGACTTGTTGGATCAGCAGGAGGATGGGAGTAGTAGATGTTGGAATGTGAGATTTTATAGGAATTTTCATGAGAGGGAATTTGAGGCTGCCTTCTCTTTCTTAGAACTCATTCAGTCTCGGATCCCATAA